One stretch of Labrenzia sp. CE80 DNA includes these proteins:
- a CDS encoding cytochrome c peroxidase, translating to MTRRAASIALLLCVASSSFFDRTAAHANDHFTSDERSMIRAHGPWPLKPLPDPSNRFSGNQTAIAFGKDLFSDPRLSRDGNLSCTSCHVPELGFTDGLERSTGIGEVDRNAPAIANLANFRWFGWDGRSDTLWGQSIHPILNDLEMAATAADIATQMVGQEDLSVRYEQATKTNPAYETPEALLVNTGKILAAYQETLRTPRTHFDDYRDALVTGDTAGQVAYPDAAKRGLKIFTGKGKCSICHFGPLFTNGEFHSIGIKHFAAADRVDTGRYGGLKAFRESKLNRLGPHSDEDQALAAKAPSAYAAFLHSNWGAYRVPSLRNVAETAPYMHDGSLATLEDVVDHYSDMNMDRLHSDGETLLGPLDLSARERSDLVAFLHTLTAAPVAHAAGD from the coding sequence CCAACGATCATTTCACTTCTGACGAACGGTCGATGATCCGTGCACATGGTCCCTGGCCACTGAAGCCGCTGCCCGACCCTTCAAATCGCTTTTCCGGCAACCAAACCGCGATTGCATTCGGCAAGGACCTGTTTTCGGACCCTCGACTTTCGCGCGACGGAAATCTCTCCTGCACGAGTTGCCATGTGCCCGAGCTCGGTTTCACCGATGGTCTTGAGAGAAGCACGGGCATCGGCGAAGTTGATCGAAATGCGCCCGCGATCGCCAATCTCGCGAATTTTCGCTGGTTTGGCTGGGACGGTCGATCCGACACGCTTTGGGGTCAGAGCATACATCCCATTCTCAACGACCTGGAGATGGCGGCAACGGCCGCTGACATCGCAACTCAAATGGTTGGCCAGGAAGATCTGTCTGTACGATATGAGCAGGCGACCAAGACCAACCCGGCTTATGAGACACCGGAGGCTCTTCTCGTTAACACGGGTAAGATCCTGGCAGCCTATCAAGAGACCCTGCGCACTCCTCGCACGCATTTTGACGATTATCGAGATGCACTCGTTACAGGTGACACAGCCGGTCAAGTCGCCTACCCGGATGCGGCCAAACGCGGTCTGAAGATCTTTACCGGCAAGGGCAAATGCAGCATTTGCCATTTTGGGCCGCTGTTCACGAATGGTGAGTTCCATAGCATCGGCATCAAGCACTTTGCAGCAGCAGATCGGGTCGACACCGGGCGATACGGCGGCCTGAAAGCCTTTCGCGAGAGCAAGCTCAACCGTCTCGGGCCCCATAGCGACGAAGACCAGGCGCTCGCGGCCAAAGCGCCAAGCGCCTACGCAGCCTTCCTTCACAGCAACTGGGGTGCCTATCGCGTGCCCTCCTTGAGAAATGTTGCCGAGACCGCTCCCTACATGCATGACGGCAGCCTGGCGACGCTCGAAGATGTTGTCGACCACTATTCCGACATGAACATGGACCGCCTCCACTCGGACGGCGAAACCCTTCTGGGGCCGCTCGATTTGTCGGCGCGAGAACGCTCGGACCTCGTTGCGTTTCTGCACACACTGACCGCCGCGCCTGTCGCTCACGCGGCCGGAGATTAG
- a CDS encoding twin-arginine translocation pathway signal gives MKAPAYNRRSFLIGAGLCSASLIRPPLGLVSAANAATGVAPTASMRGGSNNYSPNAPLVDNLGKGFWVSGTVRKAGGGEPLSNVRIQIWAATERGGEREPSNHGSVLTAADGTFRLEMSQILPNFGQPHAHLAYDDGAFKTVFLRPVMGSRSDTSVQAHFVLASA, from the coding sequence ATGAAAGCCCCAGCCTACAACCGTCGTTCCTTTCTGATTGGTGCAGGTCTCTGCAGCGCCTCCCTCATCCGTCCTCCTTTGGGCCTCGTGTCCGCAGCAAATGCGGCAACCGGTGTGGCTCCGACAGCCTCCATGCGCGGCGGCAGCAACAACTACAGTCCAAACGCACCGCTGGTCGACAATCTGGGTAAGGGTTTCTGGGTCTCCGGAACAGTCAGAAAGGCTGGCGGCGGCGAGCCCCTTTCCAATGTGCGCATTCAGATCTGGGCAGCAACAGAGCGCGGCGGCGAGCGCGAACCGAGCAACCATGGCAGCGTTTTGACCGCCGCCGACGGCACTTTCCGGCTTGAGATGTCTCAGATCTTGCCCAACTTTGGCCAACCCCATGCGCATCTCGCCTATGATGACGGTGCCTTCAAAACGGTATTTCTGCGCCCCGTGATGGGAAGCAGAAGCGACACCAGCGTACAGGCCCATTTCGTGCTTGCATCAGCCTGA
- a CDS encoding ferric reductase-like transmembrane domain-containing protein yields the protein MHQPDAVRQRVPPDNKKVVTRRLVGGLIWATVAGLSLWPVLIAAASPYIVGRSAIYIAAGLAGALSLTLLFVQPLLAAGLLPGLRGLRGRRWHRVAGFLIAAVVAVHIGGLYITSPPDALDALLLVSPTPFSIYGVVAMWGLVLTVLLVAFRKHLRLRPLAWRIIHNALAASVVATSAAHALLIEGTMGTLSKIVLCICAVLTTAAVTLYLRVIKPLRQRRASAQRAHRAAPDLSAKS from the coding sequence TTGCATCAGCCTGACGCCGTGCGCCAACGCGTGCCGCCAGACAACAAGAAAGTCGTCACCCGGCGCCTCGTCGGCGGCTTGATCTGGGCAACAGTGGCAGGCCTTTCACTCTGGCCGGTTCTGATCGCCGCTGCGAGCCCATACATCGTCGGCCGCAGCGCAATCTACATCGCGGCAGGTCTTGCTGGCGCTCTGTCGCTGACGCTCCTCTTCGTCCAGCCGCTTTTGGCAGCAGGCCTTCTTCCTGGTCTGAGGGGTCTACGCGGTCGCCGGTGGCATCGTGTGGCCGGTTTTCTAATTGCGGCGGTCGTGGCGGTGCACATTGGTGGGCTTTACATCACCAGCCCGCCGGACGCCCTTGATGCATTGCTTCTGGTCTCGCCGACTCCCTTTTCCATTTACGGTGTGGTCGCCATGTGGGGTCTCGTCCTGACGGTTCTGCTGGTGGCTTTTCGAAAGCACCTCCGCCTCCGCCCGTTGGCCTGGCGCATCATCCACAATGCTTTGGCCGCAAGCGTGGTGGCTACCAGTGCCGCCCATGCCCTTCTGATCGAGGGCACAATGGGCACCCTGTCGAAAATCGTCCTTTGCATCTGCGCCGTGCTCACCACAGCCGCCGTTACCCTCTACCTTCGGGTGATCAAACCACTCAGACAGCGCAGGGCTTCGGCCCAACGGGCTCATCGAGCAGCCCCTGACCTTTCCGCAAAATCGTGA
- a CDS encoding TetR/AcrR family transcriptional regulator: MVSETTAQRILRNAEYLMASNGIASTSVRQITDASEANVASVNYYFGSKTELLLELLKDRFSQLDTELLTRVNAVEKNAAGAGPKARDLTAAYFDALAYLGFNSETGQLDPFILLIQRAAAEQEEILEKAQDFSAPGLSKLMSLLADSIPGNQGQDIEIKTLLRLMFTTSVAAMPTMNAERKNDMQFSAVRDFLFAGVEAYLLRIAGKP, encoded by the coding sequence ATGGTCTCGGAAACAACGGCACAGCGCATTCTTCGGAACGCAGAATATCTGATGGCGTCAAATGGGATTGCGTCGACTTCGGTCCGGCAGATTACGGATGCCTCGGAGGCTAATGTTGCTTCTGTAAACTATTACTTCGGCAGCAAAACAGAACTTCTGCTGGAGTTGTTGAAAGATCGGTTCTCACAATTGGACACTGAACTTTTGACAAGGGTGAATGCTGTCGAGAAGAACGCCGCGGGAGCCGGTCCCAAGGCGCGTGATCTGACAGCCGCCTATTTTGACGCTCTTGCTTACCTGGGTTTTAATTCGGAAACTGGGCAGCTGGACCCTTTTATCCTTCTTATTCAAAGAGCCGCTGCTGAGCAGGAAGAGATTCTCGAGAAAGCCCAGGATTTTAGCGCACCTGGCCTCTCCAAATTGATGTCTTTGTTGGCTGACAGTATCCCTGGGAACCAGGGTCAGGACATCGAGATTAAAACACTTCTACGCCTGATGTTTACAACATCCGTTGCTGCAATGCCCACGATGAACGCCGAGCGTAAAAACGACATGCAGTTTTCAGCTGTCCGGGATTTTTTGTTTGCGGGCGTAGAAGCTTACCTATTGCGCATAGCAGGGAAACCCTGA
- a CDS encoding siderophore ABC transporter substrate-binding protein, producing the protein MRAFRWAAVILACGLGSQIALADALSIETARGNIDVPRDLQKLVVFDIAALDTLNALGVSVAGTPEQVFVDYLKPVAKDAEKVGSLFEPDFEAINALQPDLIVAGGRSSKQVEALSEFAPTIDMTIWGDGLLTQAIARLHAYGSLFGKEDAAQELEDDLNSAVNALKAQSAGAGKALIVLTNGPKISVYGKGSRFGWLHTELGIEPAIEDVKSSTHGEAVSFEFIRDANPDWLIVIDRAAAIGQDAALAAETLDNKLVAETTAWKSGQVIFLDASKVYIAAGGYQSLMGTLAEISDAFQKAN; encoded by the coding sequence ATGCGCGCATTTCGTTGGGCTGCTGTTATTCTGGCGTGTGGGCTCGGTAGTCAAATTGCACTCGCAGATGCCTTATCGATCGAAACTGCAAGAGGAAATATTGACGTCCCACGCGATCTCCAGAAGTTGGTTGTCTTCGACATTGCAGCCCTGGACACATTGAACGCCCTCGGCGTTTCGGTCGCAGGAACGCCTGAGCAAGTTTTTGTCGACTACCTGAAGCCTGTGGCTAAAGACGCCGAGAAAGTAGGATCGCTCTTCGAACCTGATTTTGAAGCCATAAATGCCCTACAGCCTGATTTGATTGTCGCAGGTGGGCGATCCTCCAAACAGGTCGAAGCGCTTTCAGAATTCGCGCCGACCATCGATATGACGATTTGGGGCGATGGCCTTTTGACCCAGGCGATTGCACGGCTACACGCTTACGGTTCGCTGTTTGGCAAGGAAGACGCTGCCCAAGAGCTGGAAGATGACCTCAATAGCGCCGTCAATGCATTGAAGGCGCAGAGCGCCGGTGCGGGAAAAGCTCTCATCGTTCTTACAAATGGGCCAAAGATCAGCGTGTATGGCAAGGGTTCTCGCTTCGGATGGCTACATACAGAACTAGGAATCGAGCCAGCGATCGAAGATGTTAAATCTTCGACGCACGGTGAAGCGGTTTCCTTCGAGTTCATTCGAGATGCCAACCCGGACTGGCTGATTGTGATTGATCGTGCTGCAGCGATTGGTCAGGACGCAGCACTGGCAGCCGAGACGCTCGACAACAAACTGGTTGCTGAAACCACGGCCTGGAAGTCTGGGCAGGTTATCTTTCTTGACGCGAGCAAGGTTTATATCGCAGCGGGCGGCTATCAATCTCTGATGGGCACTTTGGCTGAAATTTCGGACGCATTCCAGAAAGCCAACTAA
- a CDS encoding iron chelate uptake ABC transporter family permease subunit has product MRPHLAPLQRTSAFWPIVLAILLVGLVAGSLVTGAANVSALDLFRRGESGDILLVSRLPRTLATILTGASLAVAGVIMQTLVRNRFVEPATTGTGQCAALGLLATLLLVPGAPLLAKMAISSAAAFAGTAIFLALVRRLPPTQPLLVPLTGIVYGGIVGSISIFIAYENDLLQYISVWMNGEFSGVLQGRYELLWASGAAALAAYFYADQFTVAGFGKDTAHGLGLSYRTVMIAGLSIVALITSFTILTVGMLPFVGLVVPNIISRFRGDNTKETLPLVAVLGGVLVLASDLIGRLIRYPYEIPAGTIFGVLGTGVFLWLLFARPTRRV; this is encoded by the coding sequence TTGCGCCCTCACCTTGCTCCCTTGCAACGGACATCGGCATTCTGGCCGATTGTCCTTGCGATTCTCCTTGTCGGACTGGTCGCCGGGAGTCTTGTGACCGGAGCAGCGAATGTGTCAGCTCTCGATCTCTTTCGCCGTGGTGAAAGTGGCGATATTTTGCTTGTCAGCAGGTTGCCCAGGACACTGGCGACCATCCTTACCGGTGCGTCTCTGGCTGTCGCTGGCGTCATCATGCAAACGCTCGTCCGCAACCGGTTTGTAGAACCGGCGACGACCGGAACCGGCCAATGCGCGGCGCTTGGGCTCCTTGCAACATTACTTCTGGTTCCTGGAGCCCCCCTCTTGGCCAAGATGGCGATTTCCAGCGCTGCGGCATTTGCGGGAACAGCAATCTTCCTGGCATTGGTGCGGCGACTTCCTCCGACCCAACCTCTCCTCGTTCCCCTGACTGGCATAGTCTACGGTGGCATAGTCGGGTCTATCTCGATATTCATCGCTTATGAAAATGACTTGCTTCAATACATCTCCGTTTGGATGAATGGCGAGTTTTCCGGGGTTCTCCAAGGCCGCTATGAACTACTTTGGGCGTCCGGCGCAGCTGCCCTGGCGGCCTATTTCTATGCAGATCAATTCACGGTCGCCGGGTTCGGGAAGGACACCGCACATGGTCTCGGGCTTAGCTACCGCACTGTGATGATCGCCGGCCTGAGCATTGTCGCCCTGATTACATCCTTTACGATACTCACGGTTGGCATGCTGCCTTTTGTCGGGCTTGTCGTGCCGAATATCATCAGTCGGTTCCGAGGGGACAATACGAAGGAAACCTTGCCACTTGTCGCCGTTTTGGGGGGCGTTCTTGTGCTCGCAAGCGACCTCATTGGCCGCTTGATACGCTACCCCTACGAGATTCCTGCGGGGACGATTTTCGGCGTCCTCGGCACAGGCGTTTTCCTCTGGCTGTTGTTTGCGAGGCCAACTCGCCGTGTCTAG
- a CDS encoding iron chelate uptake ABC transporter family permease subunit — MSRTFCILGLCTLLSITAFMVLGARGNWDFILVFRGTKLVALALVATSIAVATVLFQTLTSNRILTPSIMGFDALYILFQTALIFTLGGFGFSTLAPELKFALELCLLSAASLVLFGSLIGQGMHDLFRMLLVGVVFGVLFQSLTVLLQRMIDPNEFSVVQGSLFASFNNVDTTLIALATPLVLACCALAWHKRSVWDVMALGREQAISLGLNYKRELMIGLALVTALIATSTALVGPVAFFGLLVSAISYEITKTYHHGPIFLSSILISVIVLVGGQAIFERVLGLGATLSIVVEFLGGLVFLFLILRRVRV; from the coding sequence GTGTCTAGAACCTTCTGTATTCTTGGCTTGTGCACCCTCCTTTCAATCACTGCCTTCATGGTCCTTGGCGCCCGTGGTAATTGGGATTTTATCCTGGTTTTCAGAGGCACTAAGCTGGTAGCTCTCGCCCTTGTCGCGACCTCGATCGCGGTTGCCACCGTCCTCTTCCAGACACTAACGAGCAACAGGATCCTTACCCCGTCGATTATGGGTTTCGATGCGCTCTACATTCTGTTTCAGACCGCGCTGATTTTTACCCTTGGCGGCTTTGGATTTTCGACTCTCGCCCCGGAATTAAAGTTCGCCCTTGAACTCTGCCTGTTGTCCGCTGCATCCCTAGTGCTGTTCGGGAGTCTGATTGGCCAAGGCATGCATGACCTGTTTCGCATGTTGCTGGTTGGCGTTGTGTTCGGGGTCCTTTTTCAAAGCCTTACGGTGCTCTTGCAGCGCATGATCGACCCGAACGAGTTTTCAGTGGTTCAGGGATCTTTGTTCGCCAGTTTCAACAACGTGGACACCACACTTATTGCTCTGGCAACACCATTGGTTCTCGCGTGCTGCGCTTTGGCATGGCACAAGCGCAGTGTTTGGGACGTTATGGCCCTGGGGCGTGAACAGGCCATCAGTCTTGGCCTGAATTACAAACGCGAGCTGATGATTGGGCTTGCGTTGGTCACAGCGCTGATAGCCACGTCAACGGCGCTTGTCGGGCCAGTTGCTTTCTTCGGGCTTCTGGTCAGCGCAATCAGTTATGAAATCACGAAAACTTATCATCATGGCCCGATCTTCCTGTCGTCCATCCTTATTTCCGTCATCGTTCTCGTCGGCGGTCAGGCCATCTTCGAACGCGTACTCGGGTTGGGGGCGACCTTGAGTATTGTCGTCGAGTTTCTCGGCGGACTGGTGTTCCTGTTTTTAATCCTGAGGAGGGTTCGAGTTTGA
- a CDS encoding ATP-binding cassette domain-containing protein, with the protein MIEIENVTFHHGKSPILKDVSLTIERGGITALIGPNGAGKSTLFALMARLLPLQSGKISFDSMDIRQTPSRELSKKLAILRQDTHVASRITVQDMVGFGRFPHHQGRATRQDHDKVRAALDVFDLADIAERFIDELSGGQRQRVLVAMAYAQDTEYLLLDEPLNNLDMHFARNLMHQLRDLADNHGKTIVVVLHEINYAAAHADTIIALKNGVVAAHSKTDEFMTEETISRIYDMSVKVKTVDGLKVALHHV; encoded by the coding sequence TTGATCGAAATCGAAAACGTCACCTTCCATCATGGCAAGTCACCAATCTTGAAGGACGTCTCACTCACAATCGAAAGAGGCGGGATCACCGCATTGATTGGGCCAAATGGTGCAGGCAAATCAACGTTGTTTGCTTTGATGGCAAGGCTGCTGCCCCTTCAGTCCGGCAAGATCTCTTTCGATTCAATGGACATTCGTCAAACGCCTTCGAGGGAGCTTTCGAAAAAGCTGGCGATCTTGCGGCAGGACACCCATGTCGCATCCAGAATTACCGTGCAAGATATGGTTGGATTTGGGAGGTTCCCGCATCATCAGGGTCGCGCAACCAGACAGGACCATGACAAGGTTAGAGCTGCTTTGGATGTATTTGACCTTGCTGACATTGCGGAGCGTTTCATCGACGAATTGTCCGGCGGACAACGTCAACGCGTTCTGGTGGCGATGGCCTATGCACAGGACACGGAATATCTTCTTCTGGACGAGCCTCTCAACAATCTGGACATGCATTTTGCCCGCAATCTGATGCATCAGTTGCGCGATCTTGCCGACAATCACGGCAAGACGATTGTCGTCGTGCTGCATGAGATCAACTACGCAGCTGCTCATGCGGACACAATCATCGCCCTGAAAAACGGCGTGGTCGCCGCCCATTCCAAAACCGATGAATTTATGACCGAGGAAACCATTTCCCGGATCTATGACATGAGCGTCAAGGTCAAGACCGTCGACGGCCTGAAAGTGGCCCTGCACCACGTCTGA
- a CDS encoding TonB-dependent receptor: MLDRVRLSLLLAGTVLPSVLFVGSANAQDASVASTASGEVTLDTIRVSPDAADRFDEHQGSADRAQSIYIAIEEIQRTDPQTLRDLFAGNASISVGGGIPIAQKVFVNGIDENNLAVSVDGVQQGNRIFHHTSTNYIDPALLKAVRVDPGVAPADAGFGALGGSIVYETVDVQDLLINDRNFGAFATLSYDTNSETFTESAAAYARHQGFELLGYAKFANGDDYENGDGWAVPGTGADFSSVLAKGAYETDTGYRFELSAQQIIDDALRPYRANVGGLFGTSDIRVYDTTRRNFSFNFGKEEIEGLWNPKVVVGYSENSFKIPEPYGSESTGGTWTAKAENVFEISEGNTVTTGVDFISQNTDYSDSYEAYSEQVSNIGGFAQARLTPVDRLKLSFGGRADGNYFEGKDGTNVDNFGLSGNAFAEVELIKGVSVNAGYSNVFGGIDLEESFEYWRTWDYSNLEPVRSDNVTAGLSYENAGWFAGADVFNTRFWNYRDGDSNVDFSSWGYKLSGGYNWGNGFVKLSYADTRLNLSDTGFESYYLINIGAAVGQIISGEIAHTFDQYDVTLGATLDAALAYDGFISSGYGTIDPYTVVSAYAEYKPKQYEFLSVRLEANNIFDETYSDRATYGGEYDGIITPLYEPGRSFRLTAKLRY, from the coding sequence ATGCTTGACCGCGTGCGTCTTTCGCTGCTGCTTGCCGGCACAGTCTTACCATCAGTGCTCTTTGTCGGGAGCGCCAATGCACAGGATGCATCGGTTGCCTCAACGGCTAGCGGTGAAGTGACCCTGGACACCATTCGGGTGTCTCCAGATGCGGCCGACAGGTTCGATGAGCATCAAGGCAGTGCAGACCGGGCGCAGTCGATCTACATCGCTATCGAGGAAATACAGCGAACTGATCCCCAAACCTTGCGCGACTTGTTTGCCGGGAACGCTTCAATTTCGGTCGGAGGCGGTATTCCTATTGCGCAAAAGGTATTTGTGAATGGTATCGACGAGAACAACCTGGCTGTCTCCGTAGATGGTGTTCAGCAGGGAAACCGGATATTTCACCACACGAGCACCAACTACATCGACCCGGCCCTGTTGAAGGCGGTACGCGTTGATCCAGGTGTCGCACCCGCGGACGCTGGCTTTGGGGCGCTCGGCGGCTCTATCGTCTATGAAACTGTCGATGTCCAGGATCTCTTGATCAACGATCGGAATTTTGGAGCCTTCGCTACTCTTAGCTATGACACGAACAGTGAGACATTTACTGAAAGCGCGGCGGCCTATGCACGCCATCAGGGATTTGAATTGCTGGGTTATGCCAAGTTTGCAAATGGCGATGACTATGAAAATGGCGATGGCTGGGCGGTTCCGGGAACTGGCGCCGATTTCTCAAGCGTTCTGGCGAAGGGCGCTTATGAAACGGATACGGGCTACCGGTTTGAACTCAGCGCGCAGCAAATCATCGATGATGCGCTGAGACCTTACCGGGCGAATGTTGGTGGGTTGTTCGGTACTTCTGACATACGAGTCTACGATACAACGCGGCGCAATTTTTCCTTCAACTTTGGCAAGGAAGAGATTGAAGGCCTCTGGAATCCAAAGGTCGTCGTTGGCTATAGCGAGAACAGCTTCAAGATTCCCGAGCCTTATGGCAGTGAATCCACAGGTGGAACCTGGACTGCCAAGGCCGAGAATGTCTTCGAAATCAGTGAAGGCAATACGGTTACAACCGGTGTCGACTTCATTTCTCAGAACACGGACTACAGCGATTCTTATGAGGCCTATTCGGAGCAGGTTTCAAACATTGGTGGGTTTGCGCAGGCCCGGTTGACTCCGGTTGATCGCCTCAAACTCTCCTTCGGTGGCCGCGCTGACGGAAACTATTTCGAGGGCAAAGACGGCACCAATGTGGACAATTTTGGCCTGAGCGGAAATGCGTTTGCAGAGGTCGAGCTTATCAAGGGCGTTTCGGTCAATGCTGGCTATTCCAATGTTTTTGGCGGTATCGATCTCGAAGAGAGTTTCGAATATTGGAGAACCTGGGACTATTCGAATCTGGAGCCTGTTCGCTCGGACAATGTGACCGCTGGGCTTAGCTATGAAAACGCAGGTTGGTTTGCTGGAGCCGATGTCTTCAATACCCGTTTTTGGAACTACCGCGACGGCGACAGCAACGTGGATTTCAGCAGCTGGGGCTACAAGCTCTCGGGTGGTTACAACTGGGGCAACGGTTTTGTAAAACTGTCCTATGCGGATACGCGTTTGAACCTGAGTGATACAGGCTTTGAGTCCTACTACCTGATTAACATTGGTGCCGCCGTTGGTCAGATAATCTCTGGTGAGATCGCCCATACGTTTGACCAGTACGACGTGACGCTTGGGGCAACACTGGATGCCGCTCTGGCATACGACGGATTTATTTCCTCGGGATATGGCACGATCGATCCCTATACGGTCGTTAGTGCCTACGCGGAATACAAGCCAAAGCAATATGAGTTTTTGTCAGTCCGGCTCGAGGCGAACAACATTTTCGATGAGACATACTCCGATCGAGCAACCTATGGCGGCGAATATGACGGCATCATCACACCACTCTATGAACCAGGACGTTCGTTCCGTTTGACGGCAAAACTGCGGTATTGA
- a CDS encoding DUF2218 domain-containing protein, translating to MIVVTSTAHTASASKYLQQLCKHFAHKVPADWDDNKGEVSFPFGFCRMVATDACLTIHCEAEEDQNMARMKGVIDSHIERFAWREELKLEWRPTA from the coding sequence ATGATAGTCGTCACATCGACCGCGCATACCGCCTCAGCCTCAAAATACCTACAGCAACTTTGCAAGCACTTTGCCCACAAGGTTCCCGCAGATTGGGATGACAACAAAGGTGAGGTGTCATTTCCGTTCGGCTTCTGCCGCATGGTCGCCACTGACGCGTGTCTCACAATCCACTGTGAAGCCGAGGAAGATCAGAACATGGCTCGGATGAAGGGTGTCATCGACAGTCACATTGAGCGGTTCGCCTGGCGAGAAGAACTGAAGCTTGAATGGCGACCGACAGCTTAA